The DNA segment TGTAATTATAATTCGTATTTTTCATTAAATAAATTCTTGACTTTATTGTAAAATTTATATATGATTTTTAAAAAAAAAATTATCAAAACATTTTATATAATTTTAATTAAGCTATAGATAATTAATATAGAAGTTTTAAAAATAATTCTTAATTAAAAACGGATAAATAAAATTTTTTTATAAAAAAAGTTTTATAATAATATTATTATTTAAATTATTATATATATTATTTTTGAAAAATAGGAAATTAAAATAATCTTTTTCATCTACATTTAAATAATATGAAAACAATATATTATAATGATTGATTAGTATTATTTGATAATTCAATTTATTTTAATTTTATAAGTTATGGTGATAAAATGCCTAAAAAGGAAAAAAAATACGACATGCCACAGACTGGTGCGGGATTAGTTAGATATTTCGATGAGGAAAGTGTTGGACCTAAACTTTCTCCTGAACAAGTTGTTATAATGACTATTATCTTAGCAATATTCTGTTTTGTTTTAAGATTCTCTGCTTAGATTCTAGATTATTCTTAAGTAAGAATTTTTATAGTTTTTTTTAAATCCATTAATTAGGGTTTAATTTTTAAAACCATGGTTATTATTCTTAAATCATGTTTAAAATTGTCATGATATTGGGAACAATAATTTAAAACTTATTTATTTAATTATATCTTATGCTCCGTTAGTGTAGTCCGGCCAATCATTGCGGTCTCTCGAACCGCGGACTCGGGTTCGAATCCCGAACGGAGCACTATTAAAATTCTATTTCTGATTTTATTTAATCGGATTTCTATTTTTGAGTCTTATTTTATCTGTTTAATATTTAAAACTGTTTATTTAAGAAAAATGAATGCTTATTTTTGGTTCAATGTTTTAAAAATAGTTAAAAATTTATTTAATAAAATAAAACATTATTTTCTTAATGTTTTCAATAATTGAATTCTAAATAAAATATTTATTTTATTTTAATATCTTAAAAGTAGTTTAATATTTATTTAATAAGACGGAATCTTATTTTTTTCTAATGTTTTTAAAAAATAGTGGTTAATATTAATTATATAAAGTAACTGTTTATATATTGATTGTTAAAAAAAGGTATTTTAGAAGATTAATATTAAATCCTCTTATTCTATTTTATCTTTTAGTTTTGTAAATCCGTTAATAATTCCATCAATAGATTTTAAAACTATTTTCCATTTTATAAATGATAACACTTTTCTTGGTTTTGACTTTTCAAATAAGAACCTTGTAAACTTAAGGTTACTTACTTTTAACCCATTCCAATCATAGTATTCCCCTACGGTTTGAATACCTTCGGTTGTATGTATCGCCATTTTGTTTATTCCATCATCAAACCATTTCACGATTTCCTTTGTTAGCGGAATGTCTATGTGGTTTATGACATCCTTCCAGAATATATATGCGTCACTATATGGTGAATTGTTTTCGGGTTCAAATGATTTTAACTCTCCATTATGGTAGAATAGCTGTTTGGATTCTCCACTTAATCTGTTTTCCTCACCAATAGGGAATGGATGGCACATTTCAGCATTATTTGGTCCAGAAGTTCCATATCTAAAGTGAATGATAGCCTCAATTGGGTATAGTTCTTTAATGATTTCTTCAATTTCATCCCAGTCAGTTAAACCTTTTCTCCAAACAAGCATATCTTCCTTTGGATCATAGTAACTAATGCCTACTCCATGAGGATTCTGTTTATACATTGCCTCAATATCCTCTCTAGAAACGCCAGTATTTGGTGGTTTGATAACAATTACACACATTTTATAAAACTTCCTTAAATTACTTAGAATATACTTTTATAGTTTATAGTTAATTACTTTATCTTAATATATTAATATTTTTTAAATTACTGGTTCTTTGTATGAACCTTTAAAATAGCTAATTATATTTATTTTAAAAAATAGACATATAGTTATATATTATTTTGTAAATCTTTTTTTACAAAAATATGTGTTTAAAAGCTTAAAATTAGATTTGATTTTTTAATTTAATAAGATATCTAATTTTTTTAAGTATTTTTTAAATTTAATTGTTTAATGCATTTTAAATTTTAAATATTTAAAATTATTTTAATTAATTTATTGAGTGAAGTGTTATAATGGCTATACATCCAATTGAATTTAGATATGGAACTCCTGAAATGAAAAGAATTTGGGATTATGAGAATAAATTACAAAGAATGTTAGATGTAGAATCTGCATTGGCTCAAGCTGAGGCTAGTATTGGAATTATTTCTAAGGAAACTGCAGATGAAATCTCATTTAAAGCTAGTACTAAATATGTTAAACTTGAAAGGGTAAATGAAATTGAAGCTGCCAAGAAACATGATATTGCATCTATGGTTCAAGGACTTGCAGAACAATGTGAGGGAGATGCAGGAGAATATGTACATTTCGGAGCAACCTCAAATGATATTGTAGATACCTCAAACTCTTTAATGATTAGGGATTCAATTGATGTCCTTGAAGATAAAATAATTAAGTTAACTAATATCTTACTTGACTTGGCAAAGGAAAACAGGAATAAGGTTTGTATTGGACGTACTCATGGTCAACATGCAATTCCAACTACATATGGTATGAAATTTGCTAATTGGGCTGCAGAACTTAAAAGACAATATGATAGATTAGAACATGCAAGGGGTAATGTATGTGTAAGTATGTTGGATGGTGCAGTTGGAACCACTGCAGCATTAGGTCCTCAAGGTTGGGAAATCCATAAGAAAGTTGCTGAAGAATTGAATTTACCTCCTGCTACAATTACAAATCAGGTTGTACAAAGGGATAATCATGCTGAATTTATTATGGCAATTGCTAATTTGGCATCTACCTTAACAAAGATTGCACTTGAAATTAGAAACCTTCAAAGAACTGAAATCATGGAGGTTGGAGAATATTTCGATCCTAAAAAACAGGTAGGTAGTAGTACAATGCCTCATAAAATGAACCCTATTACCGCTGAAAGAATCTGCGGAATCTCAAGAATTGTAAAATCCTATGTTGCACCTGCTTTGGAAAACAATCCATTATGGCATGAAAGGGATTTAACCAATTCCTCATGTGAAAGAATCATGTTTCCTGAAGCATGTATCCTAAGTGACTATACTTTGGAACTTACAATTAAACTTATGAGTAACCTTGTCTTCTATGACGATAATATTGAGAAAAACCTCAATTTAACTCATGGTCTAGTCATGGCTGAAAGATTAATGGCTGAACTTACAAGGGCAGGAATGGGTAAACAAACTGCATATGCACTTGTGAGGGAGAATGCTATTAAGGCTAATCAAGAACATCTTTTACTTGGGGATTTAATCTTAGAAGACGAAGAGGCAAGTAAATATTTATCTAAGGAGGAAGTTCAAAAGATTATGGATCCTCATACCTATACAGGTTCTGCAGGAATCATTGTGGATGAGATCTTAGAGTCCTCTAAAGACTGGTTCTAAATCCCCTTATCTTGCAGTGAATTCGGATTTCAAAATATTTTATAATGTTGCTCTTATTTTTATAAAATTCAAGAAAACGAGTAATATCTTTAAAATGTTTTAAATCTTTTTAGATTATTTATCAAAAGATTAATATTGTATGAAAAATATTAATTATAATATTTATTTAAATATTCTTATTTTAATGAAATCTTTAATTTATTAAATGGATTCATCTAAGATTTTCAGCATATTTAAATAAATTCAATAAAATTTTCTTTATAATTAAAAGGTGAAAAAATGGTAAACACAAAAGAACTTAGTTCTATTGAATTGTCTTCCTTAACAACTATTGGGATGGGAATTTATGTTTTAATCAGTGTTATCCTTGCAATCATTGCTTTTATAGCTCTTATGGTTATAGGTGGCTCATCAGCTATTACTACTGGTTTAATGCTTATTCCAATGATTATCTTTGGGGCAATTTTATATAGTATTATTCACTTCTTCGGAAGAGGTTATCTTTATAATGTTCTTGTAACTAGGTTAAATGCTATTGATTTTGATATTGAGGAAGGTGAGATAACTAGGATAAACCCTATATCTACCTCACTTGTTATTGGGGTTATTAGTTTAATCTGTTTCATTATCGTTTATACATTGGCATACTTAGTTGTACCTGGATTTGCAAGTTCTGTTCTACAAACATTGATGGCATCTGGACAGATGAATTTAGCATTAATCGTATATAACTTTTTAGTGTTAATGTTAAGTCCACAATTCTTTATTGCTTGTATACTATTATCCTTTGTCTTAACTTTCATATTCGTATGTTTACAAATCTATGTTTATAATTATATTTCTCCAAAAGTTGGTGGAATTATAGTGGATTTTAAAGATGAGGGTAAGTATACATCACTTAAATATGTTGATCCTAAAAGTGCTGCAATTATAGTTTCAATCTGTTCTTTAGTTGTAGATTTAATTGTCTCTATTGCGATGTTAGCAATAAATCATACTGCAGTATTATATGCATTATATAATATTATTTCCGGATTTGTTATAACATTTGTATTGGTTTTCCTAATAGCTTATTTCTACAATTACTTAGCTCCAAAAATGGGTCAACTTAAACTTGAATTAGAATAAATATAACTTTATTCTATTTTTTTATTTTTTTTATATCTGTTTCTTAGCTATTTTTAAATCATATATTCTATTTTTATAAAATTTTAATAGTATTCTATTTTAAGTTTTGTTTATCTATATACATCTTATGGTCAATTTCTTGTTAAATTTTAACCTGTATTGATTAGATTGAAATTAGTTATTTTTTATTTAATAAAGTTTGAAAGATAGTATTTTTTATAGATTGTGCTTTTGTTATAGTCGATTGAAATCTTCTAGCTATTTTTAAAATTTTTAAGATAAGCTTTCGAATTGATAATTAAAATATTGTTAAACTATTGGATTATTAGGCTATTAGATAACTGGTTTAATAATTAAAATATAAGTTAAAAATTAGATAATTGGAAGCTTATAATAAAAATAAGTTGTTAATAATTTAATTTAAATTAAATTGATTGGCAAAATAAGTTATAATGGATTAAATAGTTTAAAATCTATCCATTTCATTAAGGGGCATTGATGTTTCCATTGCTTTTATATCGATATCTATGCCTTTTTCTCTAATGGCCGCTATAGTATTTAATCCACTACCTGCAACAACACCAAATTTGTAGTTGTTTACCTGTGCATTATAGACCATTTCTCTAGGTTTGCCTATTTTTAAAACTGATAAGTCTTTTTTAGATAGTTCCTTTAATATCTCATTACTTTGGTATTGTGCAATGTTTGGAATTTCTTTAATTGATGCAAGAAGTCTTCTAGCACCTGTTTCATCTTTATTGATAGCAGTTAAATCTTTAAGTATGAATATCTTATGGGGATCTATTGAAGAACCATTATATGATATTAGTTCAATAAATGATGATTTATCGTTAACCTCCAGTAATCCACCATATTTAGGCTTACACATAATGCCGTTTTTAATTAATATCCCATCGATAGATAAACTGCATACGGTTGCAATTCCTACTCTATCATGGTTTTTGTTATCTTCAACAATTTTATAATATGGTGTAATATATTCCGGACAATCTTTGTAAGTATTTTTAATGACCTTTAGAGAATCATCTAGATCTTCTTTATTTACATAGGATATGTCTGCAATGATATTTCCCTCGCCGGTTTCCATATCATAATCCACTTCCTCAATAAGATTCCATGATTTTGATAGGAAGAACGGTATTTTGTTATATTGTTTATGGGGGTTTACACTTCTTAATATTGAATTGGCTTTTTTAGTAACAGGTTTCAAATTAGTATAATCCTCTAATTCCTCACCTAACTTGATGTTTACATCGTAATCCAATTCCTTCGCAACACAGAATGGCGTTATTCCTCCCGCTATGACTATTCCTATAAAGTCCTCAGGAACTGGTACACCAAGAATATTTTCTCCTTTCTTACCTATTGCAATAATTCCATTAATATTTGCCTGATTAAGTTTTTCAATAAGTTTTTTTGCTCTATTTCCTACTTTACCTGGAATTATTCTAAAGTTTGCAGGTATTGTTCCATTACCATTATCGATAACATTTAATACAGATGTCATGTTCTTTGCTATAAACGCATCAAGGGGGGTAATGGATGTTTTTTTATAGGAAATTAATTCCTTAAATCTTCGAGGTTCGTAATTTTTAACCTCAATGATTCCACCATATTGTGGCTGTGTAGCTATTCCATTTTTAAGAAATACTCCATCTATTGTTGTTCCACAAATACTCTCAACGGTATATCCTTCCACACCGCCGATCTTTTCTTTGTTAATCTGGATTCTAGGACTGACTGCAATTCCAGTTTCAAATGCTTTTTTAATAATATCAAGTGCTTCCTTATCTAGAACATTTGATTTATTAACAATAACATTTCCAGTTTTTGTATATGGATTAAAAGTAGTTTGATAAATATAATTCTCGAATTTTGAATAGGTAAAATCTATTTCATCATAGACGAGTCCTTTTTCAATACGTGACCTGCCTAGGTCTGTAATTTCTCTACCAGAATAACCAATTTTCTTCGTATAACCCTTTTCATCAAGAATTTTCATGTGGTAACGTACGGCACGTTCACCTAAATTAAATCCTCTGTTATTCAATTCATTAGCGATGACTTTTGAACCTGTTGGTTTTTCTTGTTGGTCTAGGATTCTTAGGATTTCTATCATCCTATTTTCTGATTCAGACATATGACTCCCTTATCTAAAATGTTATTTTATATTCTCATCAAGTTTACTTCCTTATAATTAGAAATTAGATTAAAAAAAGCCCAAAAATAAAATAAAAAAATTATAGGTACTGGTTTAAAAAAATTAAAAAATATGAATTTTAAGAAACTTATACGTCTAAGTATCTGTTATGTTCATATCCAAAGACTTGTACTCTGTAATCATCCCATTCAGAGTATTTGCTTTCAAGGAATTTTTG comes from the Methanobrevibacter boviskoreani JH1 genome and includes:
- a CDS encoding preprotein translocase subunit Sec61beta; translation: MPKKEKKYDMPQTGAGLVRYFDEESVGPKLSPEQVVIMTIILAIFCFVLRFSA
- the purB gene encoding adenylosuccinate lyase, giving the protein MAIHPIEFRYGTPEMKRIWDYENKLQRMLDVESALAQAEASIGIISKETADEISFKASTKYVKLERVNEIEAAKKHDIASMVQGLAEQCEGDAGEYVHFGATSNDIVDTSNSLMIRDSIDVLEDKIIKLTNILLDLAKENRNKVCIGRTHGQHAIPTTYGMKFANWAAELKRQYDRLEHARGNVCVSMLDGAVGTTAALGPQGWEIHKKVAEELNLPPATITNQVVQRDNHAEFIMAIANLASTLTKIALEIRNLQRTEIMEVGEYFDPKKQVGSSTMPHKMNPITAERICGISRIVKSYVAPALENNPLWHERDLTNSSCERIMFPEACILSDYTLELTIKLMSNLVFYDDNIEKNLNLTHGLVMAERLMAELTRAGMGKQTAYALVRENAIKANQEHLLLGDLILEDEEASKYLSKEEVQKIMDPHTYTGSAGIIVDEILESSKDWF
- a CDS encoding class II glutamine amidotransferase encodes the protein MCVIVIKPPNTGVSREDIEAMYKQNPHGVGISYYDPKEDMLVWRKGLTDWDEIEEIIKELYPIEAIIHFRYGTSGPNNAEMCHPFPIGEENRLSGESKQLFYHNGELKSFEPENNSPYSDAYIFWKDVINHIDIPLTKEIVKWFDDGINKMAIHTTEGIQTVGEYYDWNGLKVSNLKFTRFLFEKSKPRKVLSFIKWKIVLKSIDGIINGFTKLKDKIE
- a CDS encoding DUF128 domain-containing protein; the encoded protein is MSESENRMIEILRILDQQEKPTGSKVIANELNNRGFNLGERAVRYHMKILDEKGYTKKIGYSGREITDLGRSRIEKGLVYDEIDFTYSKFENYIYQTTFNPYTKTGNVIVNKSNVLDKEALDIIKKAFETGIAVSPRIQINKEKIGGVEGYTVESICGTTIDGVFLKNGIATQPQYGGIIEVKNYEPRRFKELISYKKTSITPLDAFIAKNMTSVLNVIDNGNGTIPANFRIIPGKVGNRAKKLIEKLNQANINGIIAIGKKGENILGVPVPEDFIGIVIAGGITPFCVAKELDYDVNIKLGEELEDYTNLKPVTKKANSILRSVNPHKQYNKIPFFLSKSWNLIEEVDYDMETGEGNIIADISYVNKEDLDDSLKVIKNTYKDCPEYITPYYKIVEDNKNHDRVGIATVCSLSIDGILIKNGIMCKPKYGGLLEVNDKSSFIELISYNGSSIDPHKIFILKDLTAINKDETGARRLLASIKEIPNIAQYQSNEILKELSKKDLSVLKIGKPREMVYNAQVNNYKFGVVAGSGLNTIAAIREKGIDIDIKAMETSMPLNEMDRF